Proteins from one Erysipelothrix larvae genomic window:
- a CDS encoding putative metal homeostasis protein — MAKNDVSTAYRQLKSKNIKTRKHALRIIKDHKRKVKALAK, encoded by the coding sequence ATGGCTAAAAATGATGTATCAACAGCTTATCGTCAATTGAAATCAAAGAATATCAAAACACGTAAACATGCGCTTCGTATTATCAAAGATCACAAACGCAAAGTTAAAGCTCTAGCTAAATAA
- a CDS encoding nitroreductase family protein, translated as MSSFSDCLLACQNVMVAAESMGLGGVILGSILNDAQQLIEILELPKLTFPIIGLVVGYPDQQPQLKPRLPQELIHFENKYCILDNYHEALQAYDAVVTEYYDLRDMNNRIDSFTLQATKSQQTVNEGRLKLKKTLEKQGLLVK; from the coding sequence TTGAGCAGTTTTAGTGATTGCCTCTTAGCGTGTCAAAATGTTATGGTTGCAGCTGAAAGTATGGGTTTAGGTGGTGTTATCTTAGGAAGTATCCTCAATGATGCACAGCAACTTATTGAAATTCTTGAACTCCCAAAGCTCACCTTCCCAATTATTGGATTAGTTGTGGGCTATCCAGACCAACAGCCACAACTTAAACCAAGACTGCCACAAGAGCTCATTCACTTTGAAAACAAATATTGTATACTTGATAATTATCATGAGGCCCTTCAAGCATATGACGCTGTTGTTACTGAGTACTATGACTTAAGAGATATGAATAACCGCATTGATAGTTTTACACTGCAAGCGACAAAATCTCAACAAACTGTTAACGAAGGGCGTTTAAAGCTTAAAAAAACCCTCGAAAAACAAGGACTTCTGGTAAAATAA
- a CDS encoding nitroreductase family protein, which yields MNQTIQTQLNHKTIRKFKDTALDQATINTLVDVAQHTSTSSFLQGMSIISVTDKAKKKAIADIGK from the coding sequence ATGAATCAAACAATTCAAACACAACTCAATCATAAAACCATTCGCAAATTTAAGGACACGGCGTTGGATCAAGCCACCATCAACACCTTGGTGGATGTCGCACAACACACATCAACAAGTTCGTTCTTACAAGGGATGTCAATCATCAGTGTAACGGATAAAGCGAAGAAAAAAGCGATTGCAGACATAGGAAAGTAA
- a CDS encoding DsbA family oxidoreductase: MKIVIWSDFVCPFCYIGKRNLELALLNLNAQVSVEMKSFELDPFYRRDKIEHINEIVANKYGISLEQAAQSQKQIEEMAHRVGLEYHADTMIQGNTLTAHRLLQMAKKHQKGTVLFDAFTKAIFVDGYDIQDVHILNQLWLKTGLSQGLYDEALKESWTERCVQEDEYEAHMKSIRGVPYFEIDGVVVQGAQPVEVFEDVLNKTLQNYDAEAYQCKDGVCMIG; this comes from the coding sequence ATGAAAATTGTAATATGGTCGGATTTTGTATGTCCGTTTTGCTATATCGGCAAACGAAATTTAGAATTGGCGTTGTTGAACTTAAATGCACAAGTAAGCGTCGAGATGAAGAGTTTTGAACTGGATCCATTTTATCGAAGAGATAAGATAGAGCACATCAATGAAATAGTTGCTAATAAATATGGGATTTCATTGGAACAAGCAGCGCAATCACAAAAGCAAATCGAAGAAATGGCACATCGCGTTGGATTGGAATATCATGCGGATACGATGATTCAAGGGAATACACTGACGGCGCATCGTTTACTTCAAATGGCGAAAAAACATCAAAAGGGTACTGTTCTATTTGATGCATTCACAAAGGCAATTTTTGTAGATGGGTATGACATTCAAGATGTGCATATCCTCAATCAATTATGGCTTAAAACTGGCTTGTCACAAGGCTTGTATGATGAAGCATTGAAAGAATCGTGGACTGAACGTTGTGTTCAAGAAGATGAGTATGAAGCACATATGAAGTCGATTCGAGGCGTTCCTTATTTTGAAATCGATGGGGTTGTTGTTCAAGGCGCTCAGCCTGTTGAAGTCTTTGAAGATGTGTTGAATAAAACACTACAAAATTATGATGCAGAAGCATATCAGTGTAAAGATGGTGTATGCATGATTGGGTAA
- a CDS encoding methyltransferase domain-containing protein: MLQCPVCKDKLMNKGTQWICGQGHSYDLSRKNTLNLLMSQKRKSKIQGDDKKMVDARSRFLDQGYYRVLCEGIIEQIPPHVTNIVDLGCGEGWYTQQIHRAFPVETIGIDISKTAVDKASQRNKSITWVIGSSYAISLLDDSVDVCYSVFAPFDPKEVQRILKEGGTFIQVVPDADHLYELKELVYDAVRLNDPVPYLQELKLETERKIDAMIEIEGNQALLDLFSMTPYTYTTPQKFVSRLHGVDKLCVRIACYVRKYTKN, from the coding sequence ATGTTACAGTGTCCGGTATGTAAAGATAAGCTCATGAATAAGGGGACACAATGGATTTGTGGTCAAGGTCATTCCTATGATTTATCACGAAAGAACACATTAAATCTCTTAATGTCACAAAAACGTAAGTCTAAGATACAAGGGGATGATAAAAAAATGGTTGATGCGCGGTCTCGCTTTTTAGATCAGGGTTATTATCGCGTATTATGCGAAGGGATTATTGAGCAAATACCACCCCATGTTACAAATATTGTTGATTTAGGGTGCGGAGAAGGATGGTATACGCAGCAAATACATCGCGCATTTCCGGTAGAAACAATTGGAATTGATATTTCGAAGACAGCTGTAGATAAAGCCTCACAGCGCAACAAATCAATTACATGGGTGATTGGGTCAAGTTATGCAATATCGCTTTTAGATGACTCGGTAGATGTATGCTATTCAGTGTTTGCACCTTTTGATCCAAAAGAAGTTCAACGTATTTTGAAAGAGGGGGGAACTTTTATTCAAGTTGTTCCGGATGCCGATCATCTTTATGAGCTTAAAGAGCTTGTGTATGATGCGGTACGATTGAATGATCCAGTCCCATATCTTCAAGAATTGAAGCTTGAAACAGAAAGAAAAATTGATGCAATGATTGAAATTGAGGGCAATCAAGCCCTATTGGACTTGTTTTCAATGACACCTTATACCTACACAACACCTCAAAAATTTGTGAGCCGATTGCATGGTGTTGATAAATTGTGCGTAAGAATTGCGTGTTATGTGAGAAAATACACTAAAAATTGA